Proteins from a genomic interval of Quercus lobata isolate SW786 chromosome 11, ValleyOak3.0 Primary Assembly, whole genome shotgun sequence:
- the LOC115968682 gene encoding DNA damage-binding protein 1-like, whose protein sequence is MGDVSDRIGRPTDNSQIGIIDPDCRLIGLHLYDGLFKVIPFDNKGQLKEAFNIRLEELQVLDIKFLYGCSKPTIVPHHPPPPKKKMYSNLEYLST, encoded by the exons ATGGGGGATGTTTCAGATCGTATTGGTCGTCCTACAGACAACAGTCAG ATTGGCATAATTGATCCAGATTGCAGACTAATTGGACTCCATTTATACGATGGATTGTTCAAG GTCATTCCTTTTGATAATAAAGGGCAGCTTAAAGAAGCATTTAACATTAG GCTTGAGGAGCTTCAAGTTTTGGATATCAAGTTTCTGTATGGTTGTTCAAAACCTACAATTGTGccacaccacccccccccccccaaaaaaaaaatgtactcaAATTTGGAATATTTGAGTACATAA